Proteins from a single region of SAR324 cluster bacterium:
- a CDS encoding PTS sugar transporter subunit IIA → FSTRLSHDVSIPHAYSPDISEPICVVAIAPFGLHWESEEAIVCLVFLVISPKDDPEIHLNILAEIARIASDNSIVHELLRSETSQSFMEKLQKARTLLSD, encoded by the coding sequence GTTTTTCAACTAGGTTGAGCCATGACGTATCTATTCCACACGCTTATTCACCAGACATATCCGAGCCCATCTGCGTGGTCGCAATCGCTCCTTTTGGGCTTCATTGGGAATCAGAAGAAGCAATTGTCTGTCTGGTTTTTCTGGTGATCAGTCCAAAAGATGATCCCGAAATCCACTTAAATATACTTGCTGAAATTGCTAGAATTGCATCAGATAATTCGATTGTACACGAACTGCTTCGGAGTGAGACGTCCCAAAGTTTCATGGAAAAGTTGCAGAAAGCCCGAAC